Proteins from one Streptomyces sp. NBC_00289 genomic window:
- a CDS encoding DNA topoisomerase IB, giving the protein MRLRTSSCDGPGFSRVRSGRGFRYRDERGQPLTDPGQLARIRDLTIPPAWRDVWICPWPNGHLQAVGTDAAGRRQYLYHERFRVQQEQAKHEHVREVARVPPELRAQVARDLDGRGLSRTRVTACAVRLLDLGFFRIGSDRHTRANETYGLTTMQREHVTCGRGEITFSYPAKGGVEVVRALADEQALAVVRALRRRPRGGERLFSHWDRGAWHDLHGGDLNEALRRLSGTEITAKDFRTWHATVLAAVALAVTTEEARATAAARRRQASRAVREVSHYLGNTPAVCRASYIAPRVFELFEQGQTIAPVLTRLGEHGHFGRPATQGAVEAAVLDLLGG; this is encoded by the coding sequence GTGAGACTGCGCACCAGTTCCTGCGACGGGCCCGGCTTCAGCCGGGTCCGCAGTGGCCGTGGCTTCCGCTACCGGGACGAGCGGGGCCAGCCGCTCACCGACCCGGGGCAGCTCGCCCGGATCCGGGACCTGACCATCCCGCCCGCCTGGCGCGACGTGTGGATCTGCCCGTGGCCCAACGGCCATCTCCAGGCCGTCGGCACCGACGCCGCCGGGCGCCGCCAGTACCTGTACCACGAGCGGTTCCGCGTCCAGCAGGAGCAGGCCAAGCACGAGCACGTCCGCGAGGTCGCGCGGGTCCCGCCGGAGCTGCGCGCCCAGGTCGCCCGCGACCTCGACGGGCGCGGACTGAGCCGGACACGGGTCACGGCCTGTGCCGTGCGCCTGCTCGACCTGGGCTTCTTCCGCATCGGCAGCGACCGGCACACCCGCGCGAACGAGACGTACGGTCTGACCACGATGCAGCGCGAGCACGTCACCTGCGGCCGGGGCGAGATCACCTTCAGCTACCCGGCCAAGGGCGGCGTCGAGGTCGTACGGGCGCTCGCGGACGAGCAGGCACTCGCCGTGGTCCGCGCCCTGCGCCGGCGGCCCCGCGGCGGGGAGCGGCTGTTCTCCCACTGGGACCGGGGTGCCTGGCACGACCTGCACGGCGGTGACCTCAACGAGGCGCTGCGCCGGCTGTCCGGCACCGAGATCACGGCGAAGGACTTCCGGACCTGGCACGCCACCGTCCTGGCCGCCGTCGCGCTCGCGGTCACCACCGAGGAGGCCCGCGCCACCGCGGCCGCCCGGCGCCGCCAGGCGAGCCGGGCCGTGCGCGAGGTCAGCCACTACCTCGGCAACACTCCCGCGGTGTGCCGCGCCTCCTACATCGCCCCGCGTGTCTTCGAGCTGTTCGAGCAGGGGCAGACCATCGCGCCCGTGCTCACCCGGCTGGGTGAGCACGGGCACTTCGGGCGCCCGGCCACGCAAGGAGCCGTCGAGGCGGCGGTTCTGGACCTGCTGGGCGGCTGA
- a CDS encoding SDR family oxidoreductase, with translation MSDPAVPGSKVAVITGADSGIGRATAVRLARAGMDVGVTWHSDLEGAEETAEEVRAHGRRAVVAQMDLTRLPEAADTVDELHERLGRLDVLVNNAGTGTMTPFLDLEPADVRAVLDVDLLGPFLCGQRAARHMIARGEGGRIVNVTSVHEHQPRVGAAPYCAAKGGLGLLTQVMALELAEHGITVNAVAPGEIATPMTGQEDTDVHTESRPGIPLGRPGDAREVAAVIAFLAGPDASYVTGASWTVDGGMLRMGPQAGSHLTSDDWRRP, from the coding sequence ATGTCCGATCCCGCCGTACCAGGAAGCAAGGTGGCCGTGATCACCGGCGCCGACTCCGGCATCGGCCGGGCCACCGCCGTCCGGCTGGCCCGGGCGGGCATGGACGTCGGTGTCACCTGGCACAGCGACCTCGAGGGCGCCGAGGAGACCGCCGAGGAGGTCCGCGCACACGGGCGGCGCGCCGTCGTGGCGCAGATGGACCTCACGCGCCTGCCCGAGGCCGCCGACACCGTGGACGAACTCCACGAGCGGCTCGGCCGCCTCGACGTCCTGGTCAACAACGCCGGTACGGGCACCATGACGCCGTTTCTCGACCTGGAACCCGCCGATGTCCGCGCGGTCCTCGACGTCGACCTGCTCGGGCCCTTCCTGTGCGGGCAGCGGGCGGCTCGGCACATGATCGCGCGGGGCGAGGGCGGGCGGATCGTCAACGTGACTTCGGTCCACGAACACCAGCCGCGGGTGGGAGCGGCGCCGTACTGCGCGGCCAAGGGAGGCCTCGGCCTGCTCACCCAGGTGATGGCCCTGGAGCTCGCCGAGCACGGCATCACCGTCAACGCGGTGGCGCCCGGTGAGATCGCCACGCCGATGACCGGCCAGGAGGACACGGACGTGCACACCGAGAGCCGGCCCGGCATCCCGCTCGGGCGGCCCGGGGACGCCCGCGAGGTCGCCGCCGTCATCGCCTTCCTGGCCGGCCCGGACGCCTCGTACGTCACCGGTGCCTCCTGGACCGTGGACGGCGGCATGCTGCGGATGGGGCCGCAGGCCGGCTCGCACCTGACCAGTGACGACTGGCGGAGGCCGTGA